The Vibrio agarivorans genome window below encodes:
- a CDS encoding mannitol-1-phosphate 5-dehydrogenase: MKALHFGAGNIGRGFIGKLLSDAGIKVTFADVNETVVSELLKRNEYAVKVVGEQCVVETVSNVTAVNSATDAVVDCIAESDIVTTAVGPTVLKIISKSVAQGIEKRAAANNTSPLNIIAAENMVRGTSQLKEAVFEHLNEDVKAFAEENVGFVDSAVDRIVPPAEAGETDPLAVTVETFSEWIVDQTQFKGEIPNIPGMECTDNLMAFVERKLFTLNTGHLITAYLGVLAGHETIKESIEDDAIRAEVTAAMEESGAVLIKRYGFDPEAHAAYIQKILGRFANPYLRDEVDRVGRQPIRKLSPQDRLIKPLNGTLEYGLPNGHLIKGIAAAFHYKNDDDPQAVELQAMFAEKGFAATLAHYSGLNIDDEVVTLAEQAYLALK; this comes from the coding sequence GCTACTAAAACGCAATGAGTACGCTGTGAAAGTGGTTGGTGAGCAGTGTGTGGTTGAAACTGTAAGTAACGTGACTGCTGTTAACTCAGCCACAGATGCGGTTGTTGATTGCATTGCAGAATCAGACATTGTGACAACAGCGGTTGGTCCAACAGTTCTAAAAATCATTTCTAAGTCAGTGGCGCAAGGTATTGAAAAACGCGCGGCTGCAAATAACACATCACCGCTGAATATCATCGCAGCGGAGAACATGGTACGCGGTACTAGCCAGCTAAAAGAAGCGGTTTTTGAGCACTTAAATGAAGATGTGAAAGCATTTGCTGAAGAGAATGTGGGTTTTGTTGACTCAGCGGTAGACCGCATCGTACCACCAGCAGAAGCAGGTGAAACGGATCCACTGGCGGTAACAGTTGAAACGTTCAGCGAATGGATTGTCGATCAAACACAATTTAAAGGTGAGATCCCTAATATTCCAGGTATGGAATGCACAGATAATCTAATGGCATTTGTTGAGCGCAAGCTGTTTACTTTGAATACAGGTCACTTGATCACGGCTTATCTTGGTGTACTCGCGGGTCATGAGACAATCAAAGAGTCTATCGAAGACGATGCAATTCGTGCAGAAGTCACAGCTGCAATGGAAGAGAGTGGTGCGGTGCTTATCAAGCGCTACGGTTTTGATCCTGAAGCACATGCTGCATACATTCAGAAGATCCTTGGCCGTTTTGCTAACCCATACCTGCGTGATGAAGTTGACCGTGTTGGTCGTCAGCCAATCCGCAAACTGAGTCCGCAAGATCGTTTGATTAAACCACTCAATGGCACACTCGAATACGGTTTGCCAAATGGTCACTTGATCAAAGGTATTGCCGCAGCGTTCCATTATAAGAATGACGATGACCCACAAGCGGTTGAACTTCAGGCTATGTTCGCAGAAAAAGGTTTTGCAGCAACGTTGGCACATTATTCAGGGCTGAATATTGATGACGAAGTTGTTACACTAGCAGAGCAAGCTTATCTTGCGCTGAAGTAA
- a CDS encoding MltR family transcriptional regulator — protein sequence MALSRFCRNLFPCEVPMPIHSSHEVELLEALAESNDAGECLLCAYDALEDMVDALLQNIFQKDDYAVKFVVDPLLTSDGPLGEIMIRAKLLLGLGVLSKETYDDIEIFVTLKEWVKVQEGQVDFCDENILFELNRVQAIKQTMPIEFSSDLVVGLSDEMKEMFLMRHFQKVRSTIVLAVTSLIQNLGRENALTS from the coding sequence GTGGCACTTTCTCGTTTTTGCCGTAACTTGTTTCCTTGTGAAGTACCCATGCCAATACACAGTAGCCACGAAGTCGAATTATTAGAAGCGCTCGCCGAATCAAACGATGCCGGTGAGTGCTTGCTATGCGCGTATGATGCCTTAGAAGATATGGTGGATGCCTTGTTGCAGAATATCTTTCAAAAGGACGACTATGCAGTGAAGTTTGTGGTGGACCCATTGCTGACTTCTGATGGGCCGCTTGGGGAGATCATGATTCGAGCAAAGCTGCTATTGGGCTTGGGTGTATTGAGTAAAGAGACCTACGACGACATCGAGATTTTTGTCACGTTAAAAGAGTGGGTCAAGGTGCAGGAAGGACAGGTGGACTTCTGTGATGAAAACATCCTGTTTGAGCTTAATCGTGTCCAAGCGATTAAGCAGACGATGCCAATCGAGTTCTCTTCGGATTTAGTCGTGGGTTTGTCTGATGAGATGAAAGAGATGTTCCTGATGCGCCACTTTCAAAAAGTGCGTTCAACCATCGTTCTGGCAGTGACCAGTTTGATTCAAAACCTAGGTCGAGAAAACGCCCTGACTTCCTAG